In Neorhizobium galegae, the following proteins share a genomic window:
- a CDS encoding extracellular solute-binding protein: MASTYVKSITGLLAASALLMGATGATAADRVKIEWWYAISGKLGDTVQQLISDFNKSQDKYEVVGTFKGNYEETLAAMVAAYRVSQQPAILQSAERGFMTMLNSGAIIPVDQLMAKQGYKTDWNDFIKPVAGFYIVNGKPAALPFNSSTPILWYNADAFKAAGFDAPSDTWQGLEKQLYALKEKKVTDCSMALPGDFQWSLIENYSAINNYPFATKANGYAGLDTEFVYNKTGVVGQVARLKKWVDDGVLKIAGQGVAPISLFTSGTCATIINSTASHSGVEADAKFKWSAAVMPHEAGADVRNGTIGGASLWAVKGKSEEVQAGVAAFFNFVAQPDTQEWWSKATGYVPVTNAAYQKMKAEGYFKDHPTREIAIEQLSRGEPTDNSRGFRFGNHNQSTAILIEEIQAVWTGKKTPQEALDSSVKRGNEILRQYEKLHAGK; this comes from the coding sequence ATGGCTTCGACATACGTGAAATCGATAACCGGCCTTCTTGCCGCAAGCGCACTTTTGATGGGCGCGACGGGAGCAACTGCTGCCGACCGCGTCAAGATCGAATGGTGGTACGCGATCTCCGGAAAGCTCGGCGATACCGTCCAGCAGCTGATCTCCGATTTCAACAAGTCGCAGGACAAGTACGAGGTCGTCGGCACCTTCAAGGGCAATTACGAAGAGACCTTGGCCGCCATGGTCGCCGCCTACCGCGTCAGCCAGCAGCCGGCTATCCTTCAGTCGGCCGAGCGTGGTTTCATGACCATGCTGAATTCCGGCGCGATCATCCCGGTTGACCAGCTGATGGCCAAGCAGGGCTACAAGACCGACTGGAACGACTTCATCAAGCCGGTCGCCGGCTTCTACATCGTCAACGGCAAGCCGGCAGCGCTGCCCTTCAACTCCTCGACGCCGATCCTCTGGTATAATGCCGATGCGTTCAAGGCCGCCGGCTTCGACGCGCCGTCCGACACCTGGCAGGGCCTCGAAAAGCAGCTTTATGCGCTGAAGGAAAAGAAGGTCACCGACTGCTCGATGGCGCTGCCGGGCGACTTCCAGTGGAGCCTGATCGAGAACTATTCCGCGATCAACAACTACCCCTTCGCCACCAAGGCCAACGGTTATGCCGGCCTCGATACCGAATTCGTCTACAACAAGACCGGTGTCGTCGGTCAGGTCGCCCGTCTCAAGAAGTGGGTGGATGACGGCGTGCTGAAGATCGCCGGCCAGGGTGTCGCCCCGATCAGCCTGTTTACCTCGGGCACCTGCGCCACGATCATCAATTCCACCGCCAGCCATTCCGGCGTCGAAGCTGATGCCAAGTTCAAGTGGAGCGCCGCGGTCATGCCGCATGAAGCGGGTGCCGACGTCAGGAACGGCACGATCGGCGGCGCGTCGCTCTGGGCGGTCAAGGGCAAGTCGGAAGAGGTTCAGGCCGGCGTTGCCGCCTTCTTCAACTTCGTTGCCCAGCCCGACACCCAGGAATGGTGGAGCAAGGCGACCGGCTACGTTCCGGTCACCAATGCCGCCTACCAGAAGATGAAGGCCGAGGGTTATTTCAAGGATCATCCGACCCGCGAGATCGCCATCGAGCAGCTGTCGCGCGGCGAGCCGACCGACAATTCGCGCGGCTTCCGCTTCGGAAACCACAACCAGTCGACCGCCATCCTGATCGAGGAAATCCAGGCCGTCTGGACCGGCAAGAAGACCCCGCAGGAAGCGCTCGACAGTTCCGTCAAGCGCGGCAACGAGATCCTGCGCCAGTACGAGAAGCTCCATGCCGGCAAATAA
- a CDS encoding ABC transporter permease subunit, with the protein MPANNAIMTKNEGAVKRPGLPLRRSLSSLVGTSEAGLKASHFRRPWLAAGLLAPQLLILLFFFFIPTWKALSLAFVQVDPFGGTMIFVGLENFTTLFSSPEYRDSAILTLWFTVVQCIATLVIAGLLAFATDNVMRGRAIYKGVILLPYAIAPAISGVLWAFLFNPTVGPLAQMLHELGLAWDPNRRPFDALLLVSVAAIWKHVCYDYIFLVAAFLAVPASVMEAAAIDGARPVRRFLTVTLPMAAPTIFFLIVMNFVYGLFETFGIIDTVTRGGPAGSTNTLVYKVYQDGFRQLDLGSSAAQSVILMAIAVLFTFLQFRAVERKVNYQV; encoded by the coding sequence ATGCCGGCAAATAATGCCATCATGACCAAGAACGAGGGCGCGGTGAAGCGCCCCGGTTTGCCCTTGCGGCGGAGCCTGAGCTCCCTGGTCGGGACGTCGGAAGCGGGGCTCAAGGCCTCGCATTTCCGGCGGCCCTGGCTGGCCGCAGGCCTGCTTGCGCCGCAATTGCTGATCCTGCTGTTCTTCTTTTTCATCCCCACCTGGAAGGCGCTGTCGCTCGCCTTCGTGCAGGTGGATCCGTTCGGCGGCACGATGATCTTCGTCGGGTTGGAAAATTTCACCACCCTGTTTTCGAGCCCGGAATATCGCGACAGCGCCATCCTGACACTCTGGTTCACGGTCGTGCAATGTATCGCGACGCTTGTCATCGCCGGGCTGCTGGCCTTCGCCACCGACAACGTCATGCGCGGCCGGGCGATCTACAAGGGCGTCATCCTTCTGCCCTATGCGATCGCCCCGGCAATATCGGGCGTGCTCTGGGCTTTCCTGTTCAACCCAACCGTCGGCCCGCTCGCCCAGATGCTGCATGAACTGGGCCTCGCCTGGGACCCGAACCGCCGGCCGTTCGACGCGCTGCTGCTGGTCTCGGTTGCGGCGATCTGGAAACATGTCTGCTACGACTACATCTTCCTCGTCGCTGCGTTCCTCGCCGTGCCGGCCTCGGTGATGGAGGCCGCGGCGATCGACGGCGCCCGGCCGGTCCGCCGTTTCCTCACGGTGACGCTGCCCATGGCCGCGCCGACGATCTTCTTCCTGATTGTCATGAATTTCGTCTACGGCCTGTTCGAGACCTTCGGCATCATCGACACGGTGACGCGCGGCGGCCCCGCCGGCAGCACCAACACGCTGGTCTACAAGGTCTATCAGGACGGTTTCCGCCAGCTCGACCTCGGCTCGTCGGCCGCCCAGTCGGTGATCCTGATGGCGATCGCCGTGCTCTTCACCTTCCTGCAGTTCCGCGCCGTCGAGCGCAAAGTCAATTATCAGGTGTGA
- a CDS encoding ABC transporter permease subunit — MVERHTGLSIFCHVVLLIGAAVVCMPLYFAFVAGSLTVGEVQQVPFPLVPGGHFVENTVLAWNEGQFSRLYVNSLIVTVGIVVGKLAVSLIAGFAVTYFRFPFRMTAFWLIFVSLMLPVEVRIIPTYEAVADAGGPLRSLFDAIGLTGFVADTTGYQLDAALQWNMINSYGGLILPLIASASATFLFRQFFLTVPDELCEAAKLDGAGPLKFFWDVLLPLSRANIAALSIILFLYGWNQYLWPLLFTTEKAMSTAMIGLKDLIPVADAQPAWNIAMAASFFVMAPPALVILLMQRWFTKGLVDSSK, encoded by the coding sequence ATGGTCGAACGTCACACGGGCCTCTCGATCTTCTGCCACGTCGTTCTGCTGATCGGTGCGGCAGTCGTCTGCATGCCGCTTTATTTCGCTTTCGTCGCCGGCTCGCTGACGGTCGGTGAGGTGCAGCAGGTGCCGTTTCCGCTGGTCCCGGGTGGCCATTTCGTAGAGAACACTGTCCTCGCCTGGAACGAAGGCCAGTTCAGCCGTCTCTACGTCAATTCCCTCATCGTCACCGTCGGCATTGTCGTCGGCAAGCTGGCGGTCTCGCTCATCGCCGGTTTCGCGGTCACCTATTTCCGCTTTCCCTTCCGCATGACCGCCTTCTGGCTGATCTTCGTCTCGCTGATGCTTCCCGTGGAAGTCCGCATCATCCCGACCTACGAGGCGGTGGCGGATGCCGGCGGCCCGCTTCGGTCGCTGTTCGACGCGATCGGCCTGACCGGTTTTGTCGCCGATACGACCGGCTACCAGCTCGACGCCGCGCTGCAATGGAACATGATCAACAGCTATGGCGGCCTCATCCTGCCGCTGATCGCCTCGGCGTCGGCGACCTTCCTGTTCCGCCAGTTCTTCCTGACCGTGCCGGACGAACTCTGCGAGGCGGCCAAGCTCGATGGCGCCGGGCCGCTGAAATTCTTCTGGGACGTGCTTCTGCCGCTGTCGCGCGCCAATATCGCGGCGCTGTCGATCATCCTCTTCCTCTATGGCTGGAACCAGTATCTCTGGCCGCTTCTCTTCACCACCGAGAAGGCGATGAGCACCGCAATGATCGGGCTCAAGGACCTGATCCCGGTCGCCGATGCCCAGCCGGCCTGGAACATCGCCATGGCCGCTTCCTTTTTTGTGATGGCGCCGCCCGCTCTCGTCATCCTTCTGATGCAACGCTGGTTCACCAAGGGCCTGGTGGATTCCAGCAAATAG
- a CDS encoding glycerophosphodiester phosphodiesterase family protein, with translation MTNPIIVGHRGARNLWAENSLTGFRNLLDLSVESVEFDVHLSATGELLVIHDATLDRTTERSGRVADLAAGEYRSVILKGTNERIPTLEEVLEIYAPTGLELHVELKANADGKPYEGLEAKAAAMIDRFGIADNSLLTSFSGEVLKTIGQVAPHIRRLSSLNHKSVQALGLRQSVEAMLLVSDVLAIEKALLLEEWELLSALVPAKKLGVWVPNELEDLSFWLKRPLRQITTDRPDLAVKAREGLFDAAH, from the coding sequence ATGACCAATCCCATCATCGTCGGCCATCGCGGCGCCCGCAATCTCTGGGCCGAGAACAGCCTGACCGGCTTCCGCAACCTGCTCGACCTCTCCGTCGAATCGGTCGAGTTCGACGTGCATCTGAGCGCCACCGGCGAACTCCTCGTCATCCACGACGCGACGCTTGACCGCACCACAGAGCGCTCCGGCCGGGTGGCGGATCTCGCCGCCGGCGAATACCGTTCGGTGATCCTCAAGGGTACCAATGAGCGCATCCCCACGCTCGAGGAAGTGCTTGAAATCTACGCACCGACCGGTCTCGAACTGCATGTGGAACTGAAGGCCAATGCCGACGGCAAGCCTTATGAAGGTCTCGAAGCCAAGGCTGCGGCCATGATCGACCGCTTTGGTATCGCGGACAATTCCCTCCTGACCAGCTTCAGCGGCGAGGTCCTGAAGACGATCGGGCAAGTCGCGCCGCATATCCGCCGGCTGTCCTCGCTCAATCACAAATCCGTCCAGGCTCTCGGGCTGCGCCAGTCCGTCGAAGCCATGCTGTTGGTCTCCGACGTGCTGGCGATCGAAAAGGCGCTGCTGCTGGAAGAATGGGAACTGCTCTCCGCACTCGTTCCGGCCAAAAAGCTCGGCGTCTGGGTTCCGAACGAACTGGAAGACCTGTCGTTCTGGCTGAAGCGCCCGCTGCGCCAGATCACCACCGACCGCCCGGATCTCGCCGTCAAGGCACGCGAAGGACTGTTCGATGCCGCTCATTGA
- a CDS encoding alkaline phosphatase D family protein → MPLIDRRSLLLGGLAAAAIWRPLGSARAASFNTDPFALGVASGAPRADSIVLWTRLILENASAATSADPFAPAPKPVLEPIDVEWMVAEDEAFSKPVRSGLFRAVAEFAHSVHVEVTGLLPGRWYFYRFRSGNAESPVGRTRTAPTDSVDTLRLAFASCQQYEQGFYSAYADMAGRDLDLVVHLGDYIYERSYGAQLVRKHQTGVPSMLYEFRDRYALYKSDPQLQAAHAAFPWLAVWDDHEVTNNYANDRAPDAPNPAEFLARRRAAYQAWFEHMPVHPSLAAGFDALRIYDHYRFGNLAGVTLIDTRQYRSPELEGFAGDDRLERTMLGPAQEQWLGNTLGASQAKWNIIAQQTLLAERDTKSGPATAYNLDGWDGYRAARGRLLEAVQTSAVQNPLIIGGDLHAFYAADVKRDFADEKAQAIASEFVCGSITSDAPSAASLATALAENPHLKFASDKHGYAIMRLSDRSAEVDFIGITDRKQQNSPAAVFQSFAVADGSAGVNRL, encoded by the coding sequence ATGCCGCTCATTGATCGTCGAAGCCTGCTGCTGGGCGGACTGGCGGCGGCTGCCATCTGGCGGCCGCTCGGCTCCGCACGTGCGGCAAGCTTCAACACCGATCCTTTCGCTCTCGGCGTCGCCTCCGGCGCGCCGAGGGCCGACAGCATCGTGCTCTGGACGCGGCTAATCCTGGAGAACGCATCGGCCGCCACCTCCGCCGATCCCTTTGCCCCGGCACCTAAGCCGGTCCTGGAGCCGATCGATGTGGAATGGATGGTCGCCGAGGACGAGGCTTTTTCAAAGCCGGTCCGGTCGGGCCTCTTCCGTGCCGTCGCGGAATTCGCCCATTCGGTGCATGTCGAGGTGACGGGCCTTTTGCCCGGCCGCTGGTATTTCTACCGCTTCCGCTCCGGCAATGCGGAAAGCCCGGTCGGCCGCACCCGCACCGCACCGACGGATAGCGTCGATACGCTCCGTCTCGCCTTCGCCTCCTGCCAGCAATACGAGCAGGGTTTCTACAGCGCCTATGCCGACATGGCCGGCCGCGATCTCGACCTCGTCGTCCATCTCGGCGACTACATCTACGAGCGGAGTTACGGCGCGCAACTGGTGCGCAAACACCAGACCGGCGTGCCGTCGATGCTCTACGAATTCCGCGATCGTTACGCGCTTTACAAGTCCGACCCGCAATTGCAGGCGGCGCATGCCGCTTTTCCCTGGCTCGCCGTCTGGGACGATCACGAGGTCACCAACAATTATGCCAACGACCGGGCGCCGGACGCGCCGAACCCGGCCGAATTCCTCGCCCGCCGCCGCGCCGCCTACCAGGCCTGGTTCGAGCATATGCCGGTGCATCCGAGTCTTGCAGCCGGTTTCGATGCGCTGCGCATCTACGATCATTACCGCTTCGGCAACTTGGCTGGCGTGACGCTCATCGATACGCGACAATACCGCTCGCCGGAACTCGAAGGCTTTGCCGGCGACGATCGGCTGGAACGAACCATGCTCGGCCCGGCACAGGAACAATGGCTCGGCAATACGCTCGGTGCCAGCCAGGCGAAATGGAATATCATCGCCCAGCAGACGCTGCTTGCCGAACGCGACACCAAATCCGGTCCGGCCACCGCGTATAATCTCGACGGCTGGGATGGTTATCGCGCCGCTCGCGGCCGGCTGCTGGAGGCGGTGCAGACCTCGGCGGTCCAAAATCCGCTGATCATCGGCGGCGACCTGCATGCCTTCTACGCGGCGGATGTGAAGCGCGATTTCGCGGATGAGAAGGCCCAGGCCATCGCCAGCGAATTCGTCTGCGGCTCGATCACCTCAGATGCGCCTTCCGCAGCGAGCCTGGCGACGGCGCTTGCCGAAAATCCGCATCTCAAGTTTGCCTCGGACAAGCATGGTTATGCGATCATGCGCCTGAGCGATCGGTCGGCCGAGGTGGATTTCATCGGGATCACCGACCGCAAGCAGCAGAATTCCCCCGCTGCCGTTTTCCAGAGCTTTGCCGTCGCCGACGGTTCGGCTGGCGTCAATCGGCTTTGA
- a CDS encoding HAD family hydrolase, which yields MQIDLLIFDCDGVLINSEPIASRTLAKALQDAGAAITAEEVLVRFTGNSASAIRRICTEELGITDLDAVFEAWHLDIYPEFARSLEPMPGIESLVRSLPHRKCVASNSSTDRLSKSLGLLPLWNAFAPSIFSADMVARPKPAPDLFHLCAETLSANPARCVVIDDSAHGITGARAAGMTAIGFVDPADPRSGRVKTLAEAGAIFVATGAAELQEALARLEAPLTVEA from the coding sequence ATGCAGATAGATCTCCTGATTTTCGATTGTGACGGCGTCCTGATCAACAGCGAGCCGATCGCCAGCCGCACGCTTGCCAAGGCTCTGCAGGATGCCGGCGCCGCCATTACCGCCGAAGAGGTTCTGGTTCGCTTCACCGGCAATTCGGCCAGCGCCATCCGCCGCATCTGCACCGAAGAACTCGGCATCACCGATCTGGATGCGGTCTTCGAGGCCTGGCATCTCGACATCTATCCGGAATTCGCCCGCTCGCTGGAGCCGATGCCCGGTATCGAAAGCCTGGTCCGGTCGCTGCCGCACCGCAAATGCGTCGCCTCCAACAGCTCGACGGACCGGCTGTCGAAAAGCCTCGGCCTTTTGCCCCTCTGGAACGCCTTCGCGCCCTCGATCTTCAGCGCCGACATGGTGGCGCGGCCGAAACCGGCGCCGGATCTCTTTCATCTCTGCGCGGAAACCCTGTCGGCCAATCCGGCCCGCTGCGTGGTGATCGACGACAGCGCCCACGGGATCACCGGGGCGAGGGCGGCGGGCATGACGGCGATCGGCTTCGTTGATCCGGCAGACCCACGGTCCGGCCGCGTGAAAACCCTGGCGGAAGCCGGAGCCATATTCGTGGCGACCGGTGCCGCCGAGCTTCAGGAAGCACTTGCCCGTCTGGAAGCGCCGCTCACCGTGGAAGCCTGA
- a CDS encoding ABC transporter ATP-binding protein, translated as MERDGFLELRGIASRYGATQVLTDIDLSIAKGEFVALLGSSGCGKTTLLRLLAGFIDPSAGEVKVRHRDVTHLPPDKRGMALVFQSYALWPHMTVAQNIGYGLKLKGVPRAEIANRVAAMQSLLGLDGLEARKPSALSGGQRQRVALGRALAIDPEILLLDEPLSNLDARIRLTVRHELRALQKRLGITAIHVTHDREEAMVMADRIVILNAGRIAQQGTPEDVYNRPASAFVAAFMGAENVLFLNGEPQGDLFAIAAGPANAAGNVPLLGHALAAGSVEARFRPEAARLFPADDIAVIGPGITFRGEVAAVSYPGGHWRHVVKLGDHEIMADAERAFEPGTRVSVFVPADALFLFNSPEAASVSPISRTPSGKVYA; from the coding sequence ATGGAGCGGGACGGGTTTTTGGAATTGCGCGGCATCGCCAGCCGTTATGGCGCCACGCAGGTTCTGACCGATATCGACCTGTCGATCGCCAAGGGCGAGTTCGTGGCGCTGCTCGGTTCGTCCGGCTGCGGCAAGACCACCCTTCTGCGCCTGCTCGCCGGTTTCATCGATCCTTCGGCCGGCGAAGTGAAGGTGCGCCATCGCGACGTGACCCACCTGCCGCCCGACAAGCGCGGCATGGCGCTGGTCTTCCAGTCCTACGCGCTCTGGCCGCATATGACGGTCGCGCAGAACATCGGTTATGGGCTCAAGCTGAAGGGCGTTCCGCGTGCCGAGATCGCCAATCGCGTCGCCGCCATGCAGTCACTGCTGGGGCTCGACGGGCTGGAGGCGCGCAAGCCTTCGGCACTGTCCGGCGGCCAGCGCCAGCGTGTCGCGCTCGGCCGGGCGCTTGCCATCGATCCGGAAATCCTGCTGCTCGACGAGCCGCTGTCTAACCTCGACGCCCGTATCCGCCTGACCGTCCGCCATGAGCTGCGGGCGCTGCAGAAGCGCCTCGGCATCACCGCCATCCATGTCACCCACGACCGCGAGGAGGCCATGGTGATGGCCGACCGGATCGTCATCCTCAATGCCGGCAGGATCGCGCAACAGGGCACGCCGGAGGATGTCTATAATCGCCCGGCCTCGGCCTTTGTTGCCGCCTTCATGGGCGCGGAGAATGTGCTTTTCCTGAACGGCGAGCCGCAGGGCGACCTGTTCGCGATCGCCGCCGGCCCGGCGAATGCGGCCGGCAATGTGCCGCTCCTTGGCCACGCGCTGGCAGCGGGTTCGGTCGAAGCCCGCTTCCGCCCGGAGGCCGCCCGTCTGTTCCCGGCCGATGATATCGCCGTGATCGGCCCCGGCATCACCTTCCGGGGCGAGGTTGCCGCCGTCAGTTATCCCGGCGGCCATTGGCGTCATGTCGTCAAGCTCGGCGATCACGAAATCATGGCCGATGCCGAACGCGCCTTCGAGCCGGGCACCCGCGTCTCCGTGTTCGTGCCGGCCGATGCGCTGTTCCTGTTCAATTCGCCGGAGGCTGCTTCGGTCTCACCCATTTCCCGGACGCCGTCCGGGAAAGTCTACGCCTGA
- a CDS encoding extracellular solute-binding protein, with amino-acid sequence MNKMSYAAFAVVFAALPVHAEELTVATAGDQNMVDYINQYLGPLFEKTYPGNTVRAVGTGPGDAGSQKILERFDAQAAAKADKWDVDVAVVHEKFVGPMVTKNYLDKYRSDIETGKLVTRANAKMALGTNVDGYVMPMFNSQTAIAYNPALVPNPPKSYAELADWAKAHPKQFGYNGIKGGASGVSFVMGWIYAFGGGDANTLMNGPFKEDETKKWDTAFKSLADFTTNATLTPGNAGTLDLLSRGEIAMGPVWVDMFYSWQASGQLPPTMKLVLPAPGMPGQPMHYVLPEKAAHKALAEKFIALATSPKVQAEGIVKRFNWYPGIDADNVKKELDDATWNKLFVDISPADLAAKGKPFPIAPYNTAILEAYEKSVK; translated from the coding sequence ATGAACAAGATGTCCTACGCAGCCTTCGCCGTCGTTTTCGCGGCCCTTCCGGTTCATGCCGAAGAGCTGACGGTTGCGACCGCCGGCGACCAGAACATGGTCGACTACATCAACCAGTATCTCGGCCCGCTGTTCGAAAAGACCTATCCGGGCAACACGGTTCGCGCCGTCGGCACCGGCCCCGGCGACGCCGGCTCGCAGAAGATCCTGGAGCGTTTCGACGCCCAGGCCGCGGCGAAGGCTGACAAGTGGGACGTCGACGTCGCTGTCGTCCACGAAAAATTCGTTGGCCCGATGGTGACCAAGAACTATCTCGACAAGTACCGCAGCGACATCGAAACCGGCAAGCTCGTCACCCGCGCCAACGCCAAGATGGCGCTCGGCACCAATGTCGACGGCTATGTCATGCCGATGTTCAATAGCCAGACCGCGATCGCCTACAATCCGGCGCTCGTTCCGAACCCGCCGAAGTCCTATGCCGAGCTCGCAGACTGGGCCAAGGCCCATCCGAAGCAGTTCGGTTATAACGGCATCAAGGGCGGCGCTTCCGGCGTCTCGTTCGTCATGGGCTGGATCTACGCCTTCGGCGGCGGCGATGCCAACACCCTGATGAACGGCCCGTTCAAGGAGGACGAAACCAAGAAGTGGGATACGGCCTTCAAGAGCCTCGCCGACTTCACCACCAACGCCACGCTGACGCCCGGCAATGCCGGCACGCTCGACCTGCTGTCGCGCGGTGAAATCGCCATGGGCCCGGTCTGGGTCGACATGTTCTACTCGTGGCAGGCCAGCGGCCAGCTGCCGCCGACCATGAAGCTGGTTCTGCCGGCTCCGGGCATGCCGGGCCAGCCGATGCACTACGTCCTGCCGGAAAAGGCAGCCCACAAGGCGCTGGCCGAGAAGTTCATCGCTCTCGCCACCAGCCCGAAGGTCCAGGCGGAAGGCATCGTCAAGCGCTTCAACTGGTATCCGGGCATCGACGCCGACAACGTCAAGAAGGAACTGGACGACGCCACCTGGAACAAGCTGTTCGTCGACATCTCGCCGGCCGACCTTGCCGCCAAGGGCAAGCCCTTCCCGATCGCGCCCTACAACACCGCGATCCTCGAAGCCTATGAGAAGTCTGTGAAGTAA
- a CDS encoding ABC transporter permease, whose protein sequence is MPKRLLGLLLVLPALAVIAFLFILPLIMSAVGAFQVEGAFGWGNFTKTFDLYTKDIVFTVVIVSLSTVLIGIASVAIGGYLTLGEHPVAVAILRWLYRWPMFIPFIVVGQILRTFLSKNGMMNNTFINLGLLTPLDAVSFLDWRGIVIAFVWKQTPFVALLVAGAMASINRDTIEAARNLGASRLRLLLEIVVPQVAMTLTVGLILSFVTMMSVLSVPLMINAQSPTMLTADIAFRVNSYGDYGVANALGLISLVLAASVAWIYLRASLKERA, encoded by the coding sequence ATGCCAAAACGCCTCCTCGGTCTCCTTCTCGTGCTGCCGGCACTCGCGGTGATCGCCTTTCTCTTCATCCTGCCGCTGATCATGTCGGCGGTCGGCGCCTTCCAGGTGGAGGGGGCTTTCGGCTGGGGCAATTTCACCAAGACCTTCGACCTCTATACCAAGGACATCGTCTTCACCGTCGTGATCGTCAGCCTGTCGACGGTGCTGATCGGCATCGCCTCGGTTGCGATAGGCGGTTACCTGACGCTCGGCGAACATCCGGTTGCGGTGGCGATCCTGCGCTGGCTCTATCGCTGGCCGATGTTCATTCCCTTCATCGTCGTCGGCCAGATCCTTCGCACCTTCCTGTCCAAGAACGGCATGATGAACAACACTTTCATCAATCTCGGCCTGCTGACGCCGCTCGATGCGGTGAGCTTCCTCGACTGGCGCGGCATCGTCATCGCCTTCGTCTGGAAGCAGACGCCGTTCGTGGCATTGCTCGTCGCCGGCGCGATGGCTTCCATCAATCGCGACACGATCGAGGCGGCCCGCAATCTCGGCGCCTCGCGGCTGCGGCTGCTCTTGGAAATCGTCGTGCCGCAGGTGGCGATGACGCTGACGGTCGGCCTCATCCTCTCCTTCGTCACCATGATGTCGGTTCTGTCCGTGCCGCTGATGATCAACGCCCAGTCGCCGACCATGCTGACCGCCGATATCGCCTTCCGGGTCAATTCCTACGGAGATTACGGCGTCGCCAACGCGCTCGGCCTCATCTCGCTCGTGCTCGCCGCATCCGTCGCATGGATCTACCTGCGCGCCAGCCTCAAGGAACGCGCATGA
- a CDS encoding ABC transporter permease produces MTAAHIPAARNPLAALWWVPRGIIFGLMAFFIFGPLFNLLLWTVAEKWYFPYSLPLEYGFSSWAKVFAPRGGAMESLTNSLIVALLTVVVSLLLAIPAGYALARLKLPFRGLILLAFLIPQAFPNLTVYVNIARIFYEIRLNGTIPGVVLVHVSHGLVYAVWIATAAFSAIDAELEQAARNIGAGAFRAFLDVTLPLAAPGLMASAIFVFLESLDEFTGSYFVGAPDVNMLPLLLYTTAAGGNYQIASITALLLLVPSLVFMLIVERFLKADVLSRVGH; encoded by the coding sequence ATGACAGCCGCCCATATTCCCGCCGCCCGCAATCCTCTCGCTGCCCTCTGGTGGGTGCCGCGCGGCATCATCTTCGGGCTGATGGCCTTCTTCATCTTCGGGCCGCTCTTCAACCTGCTGCTCTGGACGGTGGCGGAGAAGTGGTATTTCCCCTACAGCCTGCCGCTCGAATACGGCTTCAGCTCCTGGGCAAAAGTGTTCGCGCCGCGTGGCGGAGCGATGGAATCGCTCACCAATTCGCTGATCGTGGCGTTGCTCACCGTCGTCGTTTCGCTGTTGCTGGCGATCCCGGCCGGTTACGCGTTGGCGCGGCTGAAACTGCCGTTCCGAGGCCTCATCCTGCTCGCGTTCCTCATTCCGCAGGCCTTTCCGAACCTGACGGTCTATGTGAACATCGCCCGCATATTCTATGAGATCAGGCTCAACGGCACGATCCCCGGCGTCGTGCTGGTGCATGTCTCGCATGGCCTGGTCTATGCGGTCTGGATCGCCACGGCCGCCTTTTCGGCGATCGATGCGGAACTCGAACAGGCGGCCCGCAATATCGGTGCCGGTGCGTTCCGCGCCTTTCTCGACGTGACGCTGCCGCTCGCAGCACCCGGCCTGATGGCGAGTGCCATCTTCGTTTTCCTCGAATCGCTCGACGAATTCACCGGCAGCTATTTCGTCGGCGCGCCTGATGTGAACATGCTGCCGCTGCTGCTCTATACCACCGCTGCCGGTGGCAATTATCAGATCGCATCGATCACTGCCCTCTTGCTGCTCGTTCCCTCCCTGGTGTTCATGTTGATCGTGGAGCGATTCCTGAAGGCGGACGTCCTTTCGCGCGTGGGGCATTGA